A DNA window from Mycobacterium sp. IDR2000157661 contains the following coding sequences:
- a CDS encoding cupin, with translation MRRLRWPAAVTGAMVALVVASVSASATPSVGVEARTMSQATVDGVDYVTREITIAPGGSTGWHYHDGRVFGVVRAGTLTHDAATCTVDGIYPPGAPITEASGPDNVHIGRNLGPDPLVMWVVYIQPTGTPLAVDAPDPGCGFA, from the coding sequence ATGAGACGACTTCGCTGGCCGGCGGCGGTCACCGGCGCCATGGTGGCCCTGGTGGTCGCCTCGGTCAGCGCGTCGGCCACACCGTCGGTGGGCGTGGAGGCGAGGACGATGTCGCAGGCAACGGTCGACGGTGTCGACTACGTCACCCGCGAGATCACCATCGCTCCCGGCGGTAGCACCGGGTGGCACTACCACGACGGTCGGGTGTTCGGCGTGGTACGCGCGGGCACGCTCACCCACGACGCCGCCACGTGCACCGTCGACGGGATCTATCCACCCGGCGCGCCGATCACCGAGGCCAGCGGACCCGACAACGTCCACATCGGTCGCAACCTGGGCCCCGATCCGCTCGTGATGTGGGTCGTCTACATCCAGCCGACCGGCACACCGCTGGCGGTCGACGCGCCCGATCCGGGTTGCGGGTTTGCCTGA
- a CDS encoding class I adenylate-forming enzyme family protein, whose translation MTMNDNDTVAESSPLASLVRNRGEAAALVEHGRTWSYHELDAAVDRLATEMHGDLPPGERVALMLPNGVELVVCYLACFRSGAVATPLNNRYAAPEVEAALRRSRPRWLMVASGRRALLDQLDPEVLDGIRVIAVDGVDSLSGDARVAPAGGLPAVVADAPAVIFFTSGSTGRPKGVVHTHASAYAMLTSTSAALGDIRSGDVLQVFEPQVHVSGFIATFAALAAGATSVVYDGFDPLTYARALREHRPSLICTHIDVLAELLRQPGVHRDWFDSLRGVYTGGDTVPVALQRRFREVSGLPIGVGYGMTEAIWLTVYRDGDTDRDGCIGRPVGGARLRVDEATGELLVAGPMVMQRYWDDDALTAATLADGWLRTGDRARRDAAGVWWFTGRLKDIIVRRTSKITPGEVEAVLQRHPQVAMAAVVGLPDPQEGQVPVAFVVPTSGAAPSPDELAAFLHGRIADYKIPARLHLRSALPLTSSGKISRGDLTENL comes from the coding sequence ATGACGATGAACGACAATGACACCGTGGCCGAGTCGAGTCCGCTGGCGTCCCTGGTCAGGAATCGCGGGGAAGCTGCCGCACTCGTTGAGCACGGGCGCACGTGGAGTTACCACGAGCTGGACGCCGCGGTGGATCGACTGGCCACCGAGATGCACGGCGACCTCCCGCCCGGTGAACGCGTCGCCCTGATGTTGCCCAACGGTGTCGAGCTGGTGGTCTGCTATCTGGCCTGCTTTCGCTCCGGTGCGGTCGCCACCCCGCTGAACAACCGCTACGCGGCACCCGAAGTCGAAGCAGCCCTGCGGCGTTCGCGCCCGCGCTGGCTGATGGTGGCCAGCGGCAGACGGGCGCTGCTCGACCAGCTCGACCCCGAGGTGCTCGACGGCATCCGGGTGATAGCGGTGGACGGCGTCGACTCGCTGAGCGGCGACGCGAGGGTCGCCCCGGCCGGTGGGCTGCCCGCCGTCGTAGCCGATGCGCCCGCGGTCATCTTCTTCACCTCCGGTTCCACCGGCCGCCCGAAGGGAGTTGTGCACACCCACGCCTCGGCTTACGCGATGTTGACGAGCACCTCCGCGGCGCTCGGTGACATCCGGTCCGGCGACGTGCTGCAGGTTTTCGAGCCGCAGGTGCACGTCAGCGGGTTCATCGCCACCTTCGCCGCCCTGGCGGCCGGCGCAACCTCCGTGGTGTACGACGGATTCGACCCGCTCACCTACGCTCGCGCCCTCCGGGAACACCGGCCGAGCCTGATCTGCACCCACATCGACGTGCTGGCCGAGCTGCTGCGCCAGCCCGGCGTGCACCGTGACTGGTTCGATTCGCTGCGCGGTGTCTACACCGGCGGCGACACCGTGCCGGTCGCGCTGCAGCGCCGCTTCCGGGAGGTGAGCGGGCTGCCGATCGGCGTCGGCTACGGCATGACCGAGGCCATCTGGCTGACCGTGTATCGCGACGGCGACACCGACCGTGACGGCTGCATCGGACGCCCGGTCGGTGGCGCGCGCTTGCGGGTCGACGAGGCGACGGGCGAACTGCTGGTGGCCGGGCCGATGGTGATGCAGCGCTACTGGGACGACGACGCGCTCACCGCGGCCACCCTGGCCGACGGCTGGCTGCGTACCGGCGACCGGGCCCGCCGGGACGCGGCGGGGGTGTGGTGGTTCACCGGACGGCTCAAAGACATCATCGTCCGGCGAACGTCGAAGATCACCCCGGGAGAGGTCGAGGCCGTATTGCAGCGCCACCCACAGGTGGCGATGGCCGCGGTCGTCGGCCTGCCGGACCCGCAGGAGGGGCAGGTGCCCGTCGCGTTCGTGGTGCCGACCTCCGGTGCGGCGCCTTCGCCGGATGAGCTGGCCGCCTTCCTGCATGGGCGTATCGCCGACTACAAGATCCCGGCGCGATTGCATCTGCGTTCGGCCCTGCCGCTGACCTCAAGCGGCAAGATCTCCCGAGGCGACCTGACGGAGAATCTCTGA
- the purM gene encoding phosphoribosylformylglycinamidine cyclo-ligase, with product MTERAEPTGISYASAGVDIEAGDRAVELLKPLAEKATRPEVRGGLGGFAGLFALRGGYREPLLASSTDGVGTKLAVAQAMDKHDTVGIDLVAMVVDDLVVCGAEPLFLQDYIAVGRTVPERISELVSGIAGGCVMAGCALLGGETAEHPGLMAPDHYDISATGVGVVEADDVLGPDRVKPGDVLIAMASTGLHSNGYSLARHVLLEIDHMNLAGHVEEFGRTLGEELLEPTRIYAKDCLALAAETQVRTFCHVTGGGLAGNLERVVPPGLVAEIDRGTWTPAPVFAMIAQRGRVERVEMEKTFNMGVGMVAVVAPEDTDRALAILTARHLDCWTLGTVKKGGKGGPRAELVGQHPRF from the coding sequence ATGACCGAACGCGCCGAACCGACCGGCATCTCCTATGCGTCCGCCGGGGTGGATATCGAAGCAGGCGATCGCGCCGTCGAACTCCTCAAACCGCTGGCAGAGAAGGCGACCCGGCCCGAGGTGCGGGGCGGGCTCGGCGGGTTCGCCGGCCTGTTCGCGCTGCGCGGCGGCTACCGCGAGCCCCTGCTGGCGTCCTCGACCGACGGGGTCGGAACGAAGCTGGCCGTCGCACAGGCCATGGACAAACACGACACCGTCGGAATCGACCTTGTCGCGATGGTCGTCGACGACCTCGTGGTGTGCGGGGCCGAACCGCTGTTCCTGCAGGACTACATCGCGGTCGGTCGCACCGTGCCCGAGCGCATCAGTGAGCTGGTGTCCGGCATCGCCGGTGGCTGCGTGATGGCCGGGTGTGCGCTGCTCGGCGGGGAGACCGCCGAACATCCCGGCTTGATGGCGCCCGATCACTACGACATCTCGGCCACCGGGGTGGGGGTGGTCGAAGCCGACGACGTGCTGGGCCCCGACCGAGTCAAACCCGGCGACGTGCTCATCGCGATGGCGTCGACGGGTTTGCACTCCAACGGGTACTCACTGGCTCGTCACGTGCTGCTCGAGATCGACCACATGAACTTGGCGGGCCACGTCGAGGAGTTCGGCCGCACCCTCGGCGAGGAGTTGCTGGAGCCGACCCGGATCTACGCCAAGGACTGCCTGGCCCTGGCCGCAGAGACCCAGGTGCGCACTTTCTGTCACGTCACCGGCGGCGGGCTGGCCGGCAACCTCGAGCGCGTCGTCCCACCCGGGCTGGTCGCCGAAATCGACCGGGGCACATGGACTCCCGCCCCGGTGTTCGCGATGATCGCACAGCGCGGCCGTGTCGAGCGGGTCGAGATGGAGAAGACCTTCAACATGGGTGTCGGCATGGTCGCCGTCGTCGCGCCGGAGGACACCGACCGCGCGCTGGCGATCCTGACCGCACGTCACCTGGACTGCTGGACGCTGGGCACCGTCAAGAAGGGCGGTAAAGGCGGCCCGCGAGCCGAACTCGTGGGCCAACACCCGCGGTTCTAG
- a CDS encoding DUF3073 domain-containing protein, giving the protein MGRGRAKAKQTKVARELKYSSPQTDFERLQRELSGAPEDDVNGTDPVADEWVDDDEWRR; this is encoded by the coding sequence ATGGGCCGCGGCCGGGCTAAGGCAAAGCAGACCAAGGTTGCGCGTGAGCTCAAATACAGCTCACCGCAGACCGATTTCGAGCGGCTTCAGCGCGAGCTGTCGGGCGCGCCCGAAGACGACGTCAACGGCACCGATCCGGTGGCCGACGAGTGGGTCGACGACGACGAATGGCGCCGCTGA
- the ygfZ gene encoding CAF17-like 4Fe-4S cluster assembly/insertion protein YgfZ: protein MSAVPAPDTGPDAGAVWHHGDPFGEQRAAYDAAVLVDRSHRAVLTVAGNDRRSWLHSLTTQHVSDLADGSVTQNLSLDGQGRVEDHWVQTELGGVTYLDTEPWRGEPLLTYLRKMVFWADVVVEAADLAVLSLLGPQSADPAVLEVLGLDALPAPDSAVALAGGGFLRRIAGEDVELDLVVPREAATDWRQRLLDAGVRPAGLWAYEAHRVASRRPRLGVDTDERTIPHEVGWIGPAVHLDKGCYRGQETVARVHNLGKPPRMLVLLHLDGSTDRPTTGEPVLAGGRTVGRLGTVVDHVDEGPIALALLKRGLPADAELTIGAVRAVIDADSMPPPEATGAGRRAVEQLRGGGR from the coding sequence ATGTCAGCCGTTCCCGCACCCGACACCGGACCCGATGCCGGCGCCGTCTGGCATCACGGCGACCCTTTCGGCGAGCAGCGCGCGGCATACGACGCCGCCGTGCTCGTCGACCGCTCGCATCGCGCGGTGCTGACCGTCGCGGGCAACGACCGTCGGAGTTGGCTGCACAGCCTGACCACTCAGCACGTCAGCGACCTGGCCGACGGCTCGGTGACGCAGAATCTGAGCCTCGACGGCCAGGGCCGTGTGGAAGATCACTGGGTTCAGACCGAGCTGGGTGGCGTCACCTACCTCGACACCGAACCGTGGCGCGGGGAGCCGCTGCTGACCTACCTGCGCAAGATGGTTTTCTGGGCCGACGTGGTCGTGGAGGCGGCGGACCTGGCGGTGTTATCGCTGCTCGGGCCGCAGTCGGCGGACCCCGCTGTCCTCGAGGTGCTCGGGCTGGACGCGTTGCCTGCGCCGGATTCCGCCGTCGCGCTCGCCGGTGGCGGGTTCCTGCGGCGCATCGCGGGCGAAGACGTCGAGCTCGACCTCGTCGTCCCACGGGAGGCGGCCACCGACTGGCGGCAACGCCTCCTGGACGCGGGTGTGCGGCCTGCAGGTCTGTGGGCCTACGAAGCGCACCGCGTCGCCTCGCGCCGGCCCCGGCTCGGCGTCGACACCGATGAACGGACCATTCCGCACGAGGTGGGCTGGATCGGGCCGGCCGTGCACCTGGACAAGGGCTGTTACCGGGGGCAGGAGACGGTGGCACGCGTTCACAACCTGGGCAAACCGCCCCGCATGCTGGTGTTGCTGCACCTCGACGGGTCGACGGACCGGCCCACGACGGGCGAGCCGGTACTGGCCGGTGGGCGCACCGTGGGCCGGCTCGGCACGGTGGTCGACCATGTCGACGAAGGACCGATCGCGCTGGCGCTGCTCAAACGCGGCCTGCCCGCGGACGCCGAGCTGACCATTGGCGCGGTGCGCGCGGTGATTGACGCGGATTCCATGCCGCCGCCCGAGGCGACGGGGGCGGGACGCCGTGCCGTGGAACAGTTGCGAGGCGGCGGGCGTTGA
- a CDS encoding aminodeoxychorismate lyase, whose translation MANPPGVVVTLDGRLHDPSAPLLHADDLAAVRGDGIFETLLVRDGSPCLLEAHLSRLTHSARMTDLPVPDLPQWRAAIDAAVSRWNADDGGEGVLRLVYSRGRESGSPPTAFATIGALPARVAEVRRKGLAALTLARGLPAQTAADMPWLLAGAKTLSYAVNMAALRHAERHGAGDVIFVGSDGLILEGPRSTVVVATESEGALTLLTPPPWFPILRGTTQQALFEVARSKGYDCDYRALRPADLTAAQGVWLVSSITLAARVHTLDGRLLPPSPLAAEFGELVDAAIVSDR comes from the coding sequence ATGGCCAATCCACCAGGAGTCGTGGTGACCCTCGACGGACGGCTGCACGACCCGTCGGCGCCGCTGCTGCACGCCGATGACCTGGCCGCCGTCCGCGGCGACGGGATCTTCGAAACGCTGCTGGTCCGCGACGGCAGCCCGTGTCTGCTCGAAGCGCACCTGTCGCGGCTGACCCACTCGGCGCGGATGACCGATCTGCCCGTCCCGGACCTGCCGCAGTGGCGCGCCGCCATCGATGCGGCCGTGAGCCGGTGGAACGCCGACGACGGCGGTGAGGGCGTGCTGCGGCTGGTGTACAGCAGGGGACGCGAGAGTGGTTCGCCGCCCACGGCGTTCGCGACGATCGGCGCGTTGCCCGCGCGCGTCGCCGAGGTGCGGCGCAAGGGTTTGGCGGCACTGACGCTGGCCCGCGGGTTGCCCGCCCAGACCGCCGCCGATATGCCGTGGCTGCTGGCCGGCGCGAAGACGCTGTCGTACGCGGTCAACATGGCCGCGCTGCGGCACGCCGAGCGGCACGGCGCCGGCGACGTGATCTTCGTCGGCTCCGACGGGCTGATCCTGGAGGGGCCACGCTCGACTGTGGTGGTGGCCACCGAGTCCGAAGGAGCATTGACGCTGCTGACGCCGCCGCCGTGGTTCCCGATCCTGCGCGGCACCACCCAGCAGGCACTGTTCGAAGTCGCCCGCAGCAAGGGTTACGACTGCGACTACCGTGCCCTGCGGCCCGCGGATTTGACTGCAGCTCAAGGGGTTTGGCTGGTCTCAAGCATCACGCTGGCTGCTCGGGTGCACACGCTCGACGGCAGGCTGCTGCCGCCCTCCCCGCTGGCTGCCGAGTTCGGCGAACTGGTCGACGCCGCGATCGTTTCCGATCGCTGA
- a CDS encoding adenylate/guanylate cyclase domain-containing protein, whose product MCGAPFAGLGGRLVRPLGYRPSRKNPTLCATCVELSPPGGMTTEAGVLFADLRGFTTRSESISPLDTSALLRRFYAVAESVLYPDAIIDKLIGDEVMALYLPAFVVRSSWAPTDADRRAVAAVMLSHARGLLEGVGYGTGGKVLDLGVGLDYGEVFVGNIGGTEALRDFTAVGDVVNTAARLQSCARGGEVMVSQRLGRFLDEPAGRSELVSLKGKREPFAAQRVQWFLGDR is encoded by the coding sequence ATGTGCGGAGCACCGTTCGCCGGCCTCGGTGGCCGGTTGGTCCGACCGCTGGGCTACCGACCGTCGCGCAAGAACCCGACTCTGTGCGCGACGTGTGTCGAGTTATCGCCGCCGGGCGGGATGACGACCGAGGCCGGTGTGCTCTTCGCAGACCTGCGTGGCTTCACCACTCGGTCGGAGTCGATCTCCCCGCTGGACACCAGCGCGCTACTGCGCCGCTTCTACGCGGTGGCCGAATCGGTCCTCTATCCCGACGCCATCATCGACAAGTTGATCGGCGACGAGGTGATGGCGCTGTACCTGCCCGCCTTCGTCGTGCGCAGCTCATGGGCACCGACAGACGCCGACCGCCGCGCCGTGGCCGCGGTCATGCTGAGTCACGCGCGCGGACTGCTCGAAGGCGTCGGTTACGGCACCGGCGGCAAGGTCCTCGACCTCGGAGTCGGCCTGGACTACGGCGAGGTCTTCGTCGGCAACATAGGTGGCACCGAAGCGCTACGCGACTTCACGGCCGTCGGCGACGTGGTCAATACCGCGGCGCGGCTGCAGTCTTGCGCGAGAGGCGGCGAGGTGATGGTTTCGCAGCGGCTGGGTCGATTTCTCGATGAACCGGCGGGCCGGTCCGAACTGGTCTCCCTGAAGGGAAAGCGCGAACCCTTCGCCGCGCAGCGCGTGCAGTGGTTCCTCGGCGATCGCTGA
- a CDS encoding ABC transporter substrate-binding protein — protein sequence MGLPRRFGALLVAVVATACAPAAEPYSAPRPQDCRKDHLTTLYPGVFTFGTDQPVYPPWYIGDNPANGEGFESALAYAVAAELGYRGQEVRWVRVPFSEAIAAGPKSFDASLSQFSITQPRKAAVDFSSPYFDVSQAVVTVRSSPAARARSLADLRPLRLGAQVGTTSQTAATAVTGDAPVSAYNTNGDAKLALGSGEIDAVVADLPTAFALASELRDGMMVGRLPNESADVEQFGIVLDKDSGLTRCVSFVVDSLRADGTLAQLENTWLAEGGDAPILT from the coding sequence ATGGGCTTGCCCAGGAGGTTCGGTGCGCTGCTGGTCGCTGTCGTCGCGACCGCCTGCGCACCGGCCGCCGAACCTTATTCGGCGCCGCGGCCCCAGGACTGTCGCAAGGATCACCTGACCACTCTGTATCCGGGCGTGTTCACGTTCGGCACCGACCAGCCCGTGTATCCACCCTGGTACATCGGCGACAACCCGGCCAACGGCGAGGGGTTCGAATCCGCCCTGGCCTATGCCGTGGCCGCCGAGTTGGGCTACCGCGGCCAGGAAGTCCGCTGGGTGCGGGTGCCGTTCAGCGAGGCCATCGCTGCGGGCCCGAAGTCGTTCGACGCAAGCCTTTCTCAGTTCTCGATCACCCAGCCGCGCAAGGCGGCCGTCGACTTCTCGTCACCGTACTTCGACGTGAGCCAGGCCGTCGTCACTGTCAGGTCGTCGCCCGCGGCGCGCGCCCGCAGCCTCGCCGACCTGAGGCCACTGCGGTTGGGCGCCCAAGTCGGCACCACCAGTCAGACAGCGGCCACGGCGGTCACCGGTGACGCGCCGGTCTCGGCCTACAACACCAACGGCGACGCCAAGCTCGCCCTCGGTTCGGGCGAGATCGACGCGGTGGTCGCCGATCTGCCCACGGCGTTCGCGCTCGCCTCGGAACTGCGGGACGGCATGATGGTGGGCCGGCTGCCGAACGAGTCGGCCGACGTCGAGCAGTTCGGCATCGTCCTGGACAAGGACAGTGGGCTGACCCGCTGTGTCTCCTTCGTCGTCGACTCGCTGCGCGCCGACGGGACGCTGGCGCAACTGGAGAACACCTGGCTGGCAGAGGGCGGTGACGCGCCGATTCTGACCTAG
- a CDS encoding FABP family protein gives MTSGDDAVAAAAERAKTTAARNIPVFADLPAPADTANLREGVNLNDALLALLPLVGVWRGEGEGRGAHGDYRFGQQIVVSHDGGDYLIWEARSWRLSEAGDYEEHTLRESGFWRFVDDPADPSESQAIELLLAHSAGYVELFYGRPRNQSSWELVTDALARSKSGVLVGGAKRLYGIVEGGDLAYVEERVDADGGLVPHLSARLSRYVG, from the coding sequence GTGACGTCCGGCGACGACGCCGTCGCGGCGGCCGCCGAACGCGCGAAGACCACCGCTGCCCGCAACATCCCGGTGTTCGCCGACCTGCCTGCGCCGGCGGACACCGCGAACCTTCGCGAGGGTGTCAACCTCAACGACGCGCTGCTGGCGCTGCTGCCGCTGGTCGGTGTTTGGCGCGGTGAAGGTGAGGGCCGCGGGGCACACGGCGATTATCGGTTCGGGCAGCAGATCGTCGTGTCGCACGACGGTGGCGACTACCTGATCTGGGAGGCCCGTTCGTGGCGGTTGTCCGAAGCCGGCGATTACGAGGAGCACACGTTGCGGGAATCCGGCTTCTGGCGGTTCGTCGACGACCCGGCGGATCCATCCGAGTCCCAGGCCATCGAACTGCTGCTGGCGCACTCGGCAGGCTATGTCGAACTGTTCTACGGTCGCCCCCGCAACCAGTCGTCGTGGGAGCTGGTGACCGACGCCCTGGCGCGCAGCAAGTCCGGGGTGCTCGTCGGCGGCGCCAAACGCCTGTACGGCATCGTCGAGGGCGGCGATCTGGCCTACGTCGAGGAACGGGTGGACGCCGACGGGGGCCTGGTGCCCCACCTGTCGGCCCGGCTGTCCAGGTACGTCGGCTAG
- a CDS encoding DUF1416 domain-containing protein, whose protein sequence is MCTAPKQGLTLPAGVDLEKETVITGRVVDGSGQAVGGAFVRLLDSSDEFTAEVVASATGDFRFFAAPGTWTLRALSKVGKGDAVVAPSGAGIHEVHVKVA, encoded by the coding sequence ATGTGCACTGCACCGAAGCAAGGGCTGACGTTGCCGGCCGGCGTCGACCTCGAGAAGGAGACTGTGATCACGGGTCGCGTCGTGGACGGATCGGGTCAGGCGGTCGGCGGCGCCTTCGTGCGGTTGCTGGACAGCTCCGACGAGTTCACCGCCGAGGTCGTCGCGTCGGCCACCGGTGACTTCCGGTTCTTCGCCGCACCTGGCACCTGGACGTTGCGCGCACTGTCGAAGGTCGGCAAGGGCGATGCCGTCGTCGCACCCTCGGGCGCGGGCATTCACGAGGTCCACGTCAAGGTCGCCTGA
- a CDS encoding sulfurtransferase, with translation MARSDVLVTAEWAENNLNAPNTVFVEVDEDTSAYDTGHIEGAVRIDWKTDLQDPVRRDFVDQQQFSKLLSERGIAGDDTVILYGGNNNWFAAYAYWYFKLYGHQDVKLLDGGRKKWELDGRPLSTDTVQRPETSYTAKAPDTSIRAFRDEVIAAINNKNLVDVRSPDEFSGKILAPAHLPQEQSQRPGHIPGAINVPWSKAANDDGTFKSDEDLAKLYSEAGLDGEKETIAYCRIGERSSHTWFVLQELLGHQNVKNYDGSWTEYGSLVGAPIELGS, from the coding sequence ATGGCACGTTCTGATGTGCTGGTCACCGCCGAGTGGGCCGAGAACAATCTCAATGCCCCCAACACCGTTTTCGTGGAGGTCGACGAGGACACCAGCGCCTACGACACCGGCCACATCGAGGGCGCGGTGCGGATCGACTGGAAGACCGACCTGCAGGACCCGGTGCGCCGCGACTTCGTCGACCAACAGCAGTTCTCCAAGCTGCTGTCCGAGCGTGGTATCGCAGGCGACGACACCGTGATCCTCTACGGCGGCAACAACAACTGGTTCGCCGCCTACGCCTACTGGTACTTCAAGCTCTACGGACATCAGGACGTCAAGCTGCTCGACGGAGGCCGCAAGAAGTGGGAACTCGACGGGCGTCCCCTGTCGACCGACACGGTGCAGCGGCCGGAGACCAGCTACACCGCCAAGGCCCCCGACACCAGCATCCGGGCGTTCCGCGACGAGGTCATCGCCGCCATCAACAACAAGAACCTCGTCGACGTGCGCTCCCCTGACGAGTTCTCGGGCAAGATCCTGGCGCCCGCGCATCTGCCTCAGGAGCAGAGCCAGCGGCCCGGGCATATCCCCGGTGCCATCAACGTTCCCTGGAGCAAGGCGGCCAACGACGACGGCACGTTCAAGTCCGACGAGGACCTGGCCAAGCTGTACTCCGAGGCCGGCTTGGACGGAGAGAAGGAGACCATCGCCTACTGCCGGATCGGTGAGCGCTCGTCGCACACCTGGTTCGTGCTGCAGGAACTCCTGGGACACCAGAACGTCAAGAACTACGACGGCAGTTGGACGGAATACGGCTCCCTGGTGGGTGCCCCGATCGAGTTGGGAAGTTGA
- a CDS encoding DUF4395 domain-containing protein has translation MPTTNNQVPDQVDARGPRFVAWVTAGVLVAVLLVSAVSPLGAAVLLGAQSVVFAVGAVLGPRRHPYGLVFGRLIAPHLAPVTDKEPAAPLRFAQLVGLVFGLVGVVGFAAGLPLLGLIATGSALTAAFLNAAFGICLGCQLYPLVARLTQTRSNRKELVHGTF, from the coding sequence ATGCCGACGACGAACAACCAGGTGCCTGACCAGGTCGATGCCCGGGGTCCGCGCTTCGTCGCCTGGGTCACCGCAGGCGTGCTGGTGGCGGTTCTGTTGGTGTCGGCGGTCAGCCCGCTCGGCGCGGCCGTCCTGCTCGGTGCGCAGTCGGTGGTGTTCGCCGTCGGGGCGGTTCTGGGGCCACGCAGGCATCCCTACGGGCTGGTGTTCGGCCGTCTTATCGCGCCACACCTGGCCCCGGTGACCGATAAGGAGCCCGCCGCACCGCTGAGGTTCGCCCAACTGGTGGGCCTGGTGTTCGGACTGGTCGGCGTGGTCGGGTTCGCCGCCGGCCTGCCTCTGCTCGGTCTGATCGCCACCGGATCGGCCTTGACGGCGGCCTTCCTCAACGCGGCCTTCGGCATCTGCCTGGGCTGTCAGCTGTACCCGCTTGTCGCACGACTCACCCAAACCCGAAGCAATCGAAAGGAACTCGTCCATGGCACGTTCTGA
- a CDS encoding Ms5788A family Cys-rich leader peptide codes for MLTKRRAVDLCRVAGSCCCCCSC; via the coding sequence ATGCTCACCAAGCGCCGCGCAGTCGATCTGTGCCGCGTCGCGGGTTCTTGCTGTTGTTGTTGTAGCTGCTGA
- a CDS encoding thioredoxin family protein → MSSSWVLAITVLIAALGVAFVVGRLITLRAGLLRSAEDAANVDTSDLGLSTTGPTVLHFSAPWCGPCDAVRRVVEEVCAELPRVAHVEIDMDANPEAARRLSVLSLPTTIVFDADGRPRYRTHGVPRAADLRAAVEPLLA, encoded by the coding sequence ATGAGCTCGTCCTGGGTGCTCGCCATCACCGTGCTGATCGCCGCGCTCGGTGTGGCATTCGTCGTCGGCAGGCTGATCACGCTGCGTGCCGGCTTGCTGCGCTCCGCGGAGGACGCCGCCAACGTCGACACCAGCGACCTCGGCCTGTCGACGACCGGGCCGACGGTGCTGCACTTCTCGGCGCCATGGTGCGGACCGTGCGATGCGGTGCGCCGGGTCGTCGAGGAGGTCTGCGCCGAGCTGCCTCGAGTGGCGCATGTCGAGATCGACATGGACGCGAATCCGGAAGCGGCGCGGCGCCTTTCGGTGCTGTCGCTGCCTACCACGATCGTGTTCGACGCCGATGGTCGGCCGCGGTACCGCACCCATGGCGTCCCCAGGGCTGCTGACCTGCGGGCGGCGGTGGAACCGCTGTTGGCTTGA